One stretch of Chryseobacterium indologenes DNA includes these proteins:
- a CDS encoding choice-of-anchor L domain-containing protein, giving the protein MLNRRKGSLFLVLFFVFIGSFIFAQNRVVKKGVPSKNNSTTAKAGAFIDINTSNYPESSYSITQLVKDVLISGGGCASNNVSNVIVYPNLPPSNQNRSWGYFNKGTTNFPFNRGIILSTGFAKNAGNSFVADLNDDLGTGGDVDLATALGIPNDKLADATYIEFDFVAVSSEITFKYLFASKEYQDNFPCNITDGFALLLKKAGDPTYTNMAVLPNGGPVSVTNIRPGYPNCGPKNEAYYGGTNTAQIETNFNGRTIPLTAKATVIPGQTYHFKMVLADFQDPNYDSAVFLDAGSFDLGVSILGPGGVKLPSSVNMCDNTPQTFTASVQVPNVTYQWFLNNNPIPGATNASYTATQPGVYSVKVYIQGSSCPGEATITVVGGTSPTVQNATLTACYVAGNATYNLPLAQPAISTTAGAVFTYYTTLADADAGNANTIPNPTAYQSAGGTVYVRVRNGFCAKVAELTLVKAPQMTGSIAPPSVLTCANSQITLDASASVYPAGATFNWTTTGGNIVSGGSTLNPVINAPGTYTLTISQVYQPGNVNCTAVATVTVTGNSAPPNPSLTAPKLKICKGESITLTASGGATYNWGGGLPGNGNTQTVSPTVTTTYSVTAIGANGCASATPATLTIEVSEPFTAQNAILHKCYQPGLTYNLKESEGQITTAAGVTFTYYVIQADANAGNANSIATPTAYSPTSANQTIYVRVSNGGCSYVVSLQLLRTAETTLTIAPTQTITCTTPQITLNASASVIPAGSTISWTTVGGNIVSGANTLTPVVSAGGTYTLTVTNVFQPGNLNCSYNSTVTVTQDKVAPVAALVSSHSRICEGESVTLTASGGATYAWGNGLTGTGNTQTVSPTVTTIYTVTAIGANGCPSAAPATVTVEVGPPIAGVSADKMKICAGESVTLTATGGVTYNWIGLTGNGNTQVVTPTITTEYSVFALGGNGCSSLVPAKVKIEVVPAIVSTLENVYVCAGDNGILDAGAGPNYTYLWNTGATTQTITTKVAGTYSVTISNGVCSKVFTAQLINPDLPEITNVVYTKNILTLTASNPTGGTLEYSINNGVNWQDSNVFNGVLDNTMYHLMVRVKNAKCGTSIDYFTFVLSNAITPNMDGINDTIDFSGISGYKDFAASIFDRYGAEVFKATKEDAIWRGSLKGINLPTGTYWYRVQWENPANKKLEQRSGWILLKNRN; this is encoded by the coding sequence ATGTTAAATAGGAGGAAAGGAAGTTTATTTTTAGTGTTATTTTTTGTTTTTATAGGGAGCTTTATTTTTGCCCAAAATAGAGTGGTAAAAAAAGGAGTGCCCTCAAAGAATAATAGTACTACCGCAAAAGCTGGAGCTTTTATAGATATAAACACTTCCAATTATCCTGAGTCTTCTTATAGTATTACTCAGTTAGTAAAAGATGTCCTTATATCAGGCGGAGGATGTGCTAGTAATAATGTCAGTAATGTAATAGTATATCCCAATTTACCTCCATCGAACCAGAACCGAAGCTGGGGATACTTTAATAAAGGGACTACGAATTTTCCATTCAATAGAGGGATTATTCTTTCTACTGGATTTGCTAAAAATGCGGGTAATTCTTTTGTTGCCGACCTTAATGATGATCTTGGAACTGGAGGAGATGTAGATCTGGCCACTGCCCTGGGGATTCCCAATGACAAGTTGGCTGACGCTACTTATATAGAATTCGATTTTGTTGCTGTTTCCTCTGAAATAACTTTTAAATATTTATTCGCTTCGAAAGAATATCAGGATAATTTTCCATGTAATATTACAGATGGTTTTGCTTTGTTATTGAAAAAAGCAGGAGATCCTACTTATACTAATATGGCAGTACTTCCTAATGGGGGACCTGTTAGTGTAACAAATATCCGTCCGGGATACCCTAATTGCGGACCTAAAAATGAGGCTTACTATGGAGGAACAAATACGGCTCAGATAGAAACCAATTTTAATGGTCGTACTATTCCATTAACAGCAAAAGCAACGGTGATTCCTGGACAGACTTATCATTTTAAAATGGTGTTAGCTGATTTTCAGGATCCTAATTATGATTCAGCAGTGTTTTTAGATGCCGGATCATTTGATTTAGGAGTGAGTATTCTTGGACCTGGTGGAGTGAAGCTTCCAAGCTCAGTAAATATGTGTGATAATACACCACAGACTTTTACGGCTTCTGTTCAGGTACCTAATGTAACCTATCAATGGTTTTTAAATAATAATCCTATTCCCGGAGCAACTAATGCAAGCTATACAGCAACCCAACCTGGTGTATATTCAGTTAAAGTATATATACAAGGCAGTTCATGTCCTGGAGAGGCAACCATTACTGTTGTGGGCGGAACTTCTCCAACAGTACAGAATGCTACGTTAACAGCTTGTTATGTTGCTGGAAATGCTACGTATAATTTACCTTTAGCACAACCTGCCATAAGTACTACAGCGGGGGCGGTATTTACTTATTATACAACATTGGCTGATGCTGACGCGGGAAATGCCAATACAATTCCTAATCCTACTGCTTATCAAAGCGCAGGAGGGACGGTGTATGTAAGGGTCAGAAATGGTTTCTGTGCTAAAGTAGCTGAGCTGACTCTGGTGAAGGCACCACAAATGACCGGATCTATTGCTCCTCCCTCGGTATTGACTTGTGCTAATTCTCAGATTACCCTGGATGCTTCAGCTTCAGTTTATCCTGCCGGAGCAACATTCAACTGGACTACTACAGGAGGGAATATTGTTTCAGGAGGAAGCACCCTAAATCCTGTAATTAATGCACCGGGAACATATACATTAACCATATCACAGGTGTATCAACCTGGAAATGTCAACTGTACAGCCGTGGCAACAGTAACGGTTACAGGAAACAGTGCTCCACCTAATCCTTCCCTTACAGCTCCTAAATTAAAGATCTGTAAAGGAGAATCCATAACATTAACAGCTTCCGGAGGGGCAACATATAATTGGGGTGGAGGTCTTCCTGGAAATGGAAATACACAAACTGTATCTCCAACGGTTACTACGACCTATTCTGTGACGGCCATTGGTGCTAACGGATGTGCTTCTGCTACACCTGCAACTCTCACTATAGAAGTTTCAGAGCCGTTTACTGCGCAAAATGCAATTCTGCATAAATGCTATCAACCGGGATTAACTTATAACCTTAAAGAATCAGAAGGGCAAATTACTACAGCTGCAGGAGTAACATTTACGTATTATGTAATTCAGGCCGATGCCAATGCAGGTAATGCTAATTCTATTGCGACTCCTACAGCATATTCACCTACATCAGCTAATCAGACAATCTATGTAAGGGTTAGTAATGGTGGTTGTAGTTATGTAGTTTCTCTACAGCTATTGAGAACAGCAGAAACAACTTTAACAATTGCTCCAACACAGACTATTACCTGTACAACTCCTCAAATTACACTTAATGCATCAGCTTCTGTAATCCCAGCCGGATCTACGATTAGCTGGACTACAGTAGGGGGGAATATTGTGTCGGGAGCTAATACACTTACCCCTGTAGTGAGTGCAGGAGGTACATATACATTAACGGTTACCAATGTATTTCAACCTGGAAACCTGAATTGTTCTTATAATTCAACTGTAACAGTAACTCAGGATAAAGTAGCACCGGTTGCAGCACTTGTATCGTCTCATTCTCGTATATGTGAGGGTGAATCAGTGACTTTAACGGCTTCTGGCGGAGCCACCTATGCTTGGGGGAATGGGCTTACAGGTACTGGAAATACACAAACTGTATCTCCAACAGTTACTACAATATATACTGTCACTGCTATAGGTGCTAATGGATGTCCTTCTGCTGCTCCGGCAACTGTTACGGTTGAGGTAGGTCCTCCGATAGCAGGCGTTTCAGCAGACAAAATGAAAATATGTGCCGGGGAATCTGTAACTCTTACTGCTACAGGTGGAGTTACTTATAATTGGATAGGTCTTACCGGAAACGGAAATACACAAGTGGTAACCCCTACCATCACTACGGAGTATTCTGTATTTGCATTAGGAGGAAACGGGTGTAGTTCTCTTGTTCCTGCCAAAGTAAAAATTGAAGTAGTACCTGCTATTGTTTCTACATTGGAAAATGTCTATGTATGTGCCGGAGATAATGGAATTCTTGATGCTGGGGCAGGCCCTAATTATACCTACCTATGGAATACGGGAGCCACTACACAAACAATTACTACAAAAGTTGCAGGAACTTATTCTGTGACAATTAGCAACGGAGTGTGTTCTAAAGTCTTTACGGCACAGCTTATCAATCCTGATCTTCCTGAAATTACCAACGTTGTGTATACTAAGAATATACTGACACTTACTGCGAGTAATCCAACAGGAGGAACCTTGGAATATTCTATCAATAATGGAGTGAACTGGCAGGACTCAAATGTATTTAATGGCGTTTTGGATAACACCATGTACCATCTGATGGTGAGGGTAAAGAATGCAAAATGTGGAACCTCAATAGATTATTTCACCTTTGTACTCAGCAATGCCATTACTCCCAATATGGATGGAATAAATGATACGATAGATTTTAGCGGAATCAGTGGGTATAAGGATTTTGCAGCTTCTATTTTCGATAGGTATGGGGCAGAAGTTTTCAAGGCAACAAAAGAAGATGCTATATGGCGTGGATCTTTAAAAGGAATCAATTTGCCTACAGGGACTTACTGGTATAGAGTTCAGTGGGAGAATCCCGCCAACAAGAAATTAGAACAGCGTTCAGGTTGGATTTTATTAAAAAACAGAAATTAA
- a CDS encoding choice-of-anchor L domain-containing protein → MIRYLPLCLFFLFISNFSFSQNHQARQPVKKQATFQSKKAGAFIDVNAPGYPESSFTIDKLVRDVLISSGTNTCITPNVTNVKITPNHAVGDANRAWGYFHKATTNFPFKDGIVLSTGYARKAGNSFESSNSDTNGGGTDSDLAQVIGVPEDDLNDAVLLEFDFVPTTSQIKFNYLIASEEYTGTFPCKYADAFVILLKPTSGGPYTNMAILPGGAGPVSITNIHPAIGTTCGAVNEQYFGGYNTTNIETNFNGRTVPLTAVADVTAGQQYHFKMVIADYLDHSYDSAVFLEGGSFNIGVDLLGPGGTKLPSDINVCDNVPQVLTASVNDPNLLYQWYHNGTLIPNATSNVVTATQPGTYTIEVSVPGNPCPGKASIEIHGGTTPEANDATLLLCSTPDITTFDLSTIKPTISPTPGAVFKFYENQADAQAENGNYIQNIMNYNGTDGQILYVVVSNGGFCRKIVELKLFKEETPVAKLKASTIQICPGESVTLTAEGGDTYLWDNFPGTGNMQTVTLHQTTVFTVYAIGAKGCKSLNPATIRIEVVPEIKSTLADVEICDGDRVTLDAGAGPKYKYKWSTGATTQKIDVEKWGIYTVEIDNGYCKKIFSAKVMGAAIPYVTGIDYQTSKKTLTVTAVNPPMNNTPSSLEYSIDEGITWQESNVFSGLLDNMNYTVLVRRVGTHCIGTFDFFTLQINNFITPNNDGINDVLDLKALGQFKNFTGSVYDRFGVEMFRFTKETPIWDGTLLGKRLPTATYWYKFTYEYPKSKTQMNWSGWIMLKNRE, encoded by the coding sequence ATGATAAGATACCTACCGCTTTGTTTGTTTTTTTTATTTATCTCGAATTTTTCGTTTTCTCAAAATCATCAGGCTAGACAGCCCGTTAAAAAACAGGCAACCTTCCAGTCTAAGAAAGCAGGAGCCTTTATAGATGTGAATGCTCCGGGATATCCGGAATCCAGTTTTACTATAGATAAATTGGTAAGAGATGTCTTGATTTCATCCGGAACAAATACTTGTATTACTCCTAATGTAACCAACGTAAAAATTACTCCCAATCACGCTGTAGGAGATGCCAATAGAGCCTGGGGATACTTTCATAAAGCTACAACGAATTTCCCTTTTAAAGATGGAATCGTACTTTCTACAGGATATGCAAGAAAGGCTGGTAATAGTTTTGAATCCAGTAATAGTGATACCAACGGAGGTGGTACTGATAGTGATTTGGCACAGGTTATTGGGGTGCCGGAAGATGATTTAAATGACGCGGTACTTTTGGAATTTGACTTTGTTCCTACCACTTCTCAAATCAAATTTAATTATTTAATTGCCTCTGAAGAATATACAGGAACTTTCCCCTGCAAATATGCAGATGCATTTGTGATATTATTAAAACCTACATCAGGAGGACCTTATACGAATATGGCAATATTGCCCGGAGGAGCCGGACCTGTAAGCATCACGAACATTCACCCTGCAATCGGAACAACTTGTGGTGCTGTTAACGAACAGTATTTTGGAGGATATAACACCACTAATATTGAAACAAATTTTAATGGAAGAACAGTTCCGCTTACCGCTGTAGCAGATGTAACGGCAGGGCAGCAATATCATTTTAAAATGGTTATTGCAGATTATCTTGACCACAGCTATGATTCTGCAGTATTTTTAGAAGGAGGTTCCTTCAATATCGGAGTAGATCTTCTAGGGCCTGGTGGAACAAAATTACCTAGTGATATTAATGTATGTGATAATGTACCTCAGGTGCTTACAGCCTCTGTAAATGACCCAAACTTATTGTATCAATGGTATCATAACGGAACTTTGATTCCTAATGCAACCTCCAATGTAGTTACCGCTACACAGCCCGGAACCTATACGATTGAAGTAAGTGTTCCTGGAAACCCATGTCCAGGTAAGGCTTCTATAGAAATTCACGGAGGGACAACGCCTGAAGCAAATGATGCCACATTATTGCTCTGTAGTACACCTGATATTACCACTTTTGATTTAAGTACCATAAAGCCAACGATTAGTCCAACACCAGGAGCTGTGTTCAAGTTCTATGAAAATCAGGCAGATGCTCAGGCTGAAAACGGTAATTATATCCAAAATATTATGAACTACAATGGTACAGATGGCCAGATATTATATGTAGTTGTTTCCAATGGAGGTTTCTGTAGAAAAATTGTAGAATTGAAACTATTTAAAGAAGAAACTCCTGTTGCTAAATTGAAAGCATCCACGATACAAATATGTCCCGGAGAATCAGTAACCCTTACTGCTGAAGGAGGAGATACTTACCTTTGGGATAACTTTCCGGGAACAGGTAATATGCAGACCGTTACCCTCCATCAGACCACTGTATTTACGGTATATGCCATAGGAGCAAAAGGATGTAAATCTCTTAACCCTGCCACCATAAGAATTGAAGTTGTTCCTGAAATTAAAAGTACATTAGCAGACGTTGAAATCTGTGACGGGGACCGTGTTACTCTTGATGCAGGAGCGGGGCCTAAATATAAATACAAATGGAGTACGGGAGCAACTACCCAAAAGATAGATGTAGAGAAATGGGGAATTTATACCGTTGAAATTGATAACGGATATTGTAAAAAGATCTTTTCTGCTAAAGTAATGGGAGCAGCCATTCCTTATGTAACAGGAATAGATTATCAAACATCTAAAAAGACACTTACCGTTACTGCTGTAAACCCTCCAATGAATAATACGCCAAGCAGTCTTGAATATTCTATTGACGAAGGAATTACATGGCAGGAATCTAATGTGTTTTCAGGACTTTTAGATAATATGAATTATACAGTTCTTGTAAGAAGAGTAGGGACTCACTGTATAGGAACTTTTGATTTCTTTACTTTACAGATCAATAATTTTATTACTCCTAATAATGATGGAATCAATGATGTATTGGATCTGAAGGCTTTAGGGCAGTTCAAAAACTTTACGGGTTCTGTTTATGACAGATTTGGGGTAGAGATGTTCAGATTTACAAAAGAAACTCCAATTTGGGACGGGACTTTACTCGGTAAGAGATTACCTACTGCAACCTATTGGTATAAATTTACGTATGAATATCCAAAATCTAAAACTCAGATGAACTGGTCCGGTTGGATCATGTTGAAAAACAGAGAATAA
- the rsmA gene encoding 16S rRNA (adenine(1518)-N(6)/adenine(1519)-N(6))-dimethyltransferase RsmA encodes MSVKAKKHLGQHFLTDENIARKIVEGLSFENYNNIMEVGPGMGVLTKYLLEKEHNIYLAEIDTESIEYLKNNYSKVTENTFVGDFLKQDFNFIKNEQIAIIGNFPYNISSQILFQIVDHYELIPEMVGMFQKEVAERTAAVPRTKDYGILSVLIQAYYDVSYMFTVHENVFNPPPKVKSGVIRLTRNPKDGLAGNEILFKQIVKTGFNQRRKKLSNALKTLNIPEALKGHEFLDKRAEELSVSDFIHFANLWKENQ; translated from the coding sequence TTGAGTGTAAAAGCAAAAAAGCATCTTGGTCAACACTTTTTGACAGATGAAAACATCGCAAGAAAAATTGTAGAAGGTCTTAGTTTTGAGAACTATAATAACATCATGGAAGTAGGTCCCGGAATGGGAGTTCTTACCAAATATCTTCTTGAAAAAGAGCACAACATTTATCTTGCCGAAATTGATACAGAATCAATAGAATATCTGAAAAACAATTATTCTAAGGTCACAGAAAATACTTTTGTAGGAGATTTCCTGAAACAGGATTTTAATTTTATCAAAAACGAGCAGATTGCTATTATCGGGAACTTCCCCTATAATATTTCATCGCAGATATTATTCCAGATTGTTGATCATTACGAACTGATCCCTGAAATGGTAGGAATGTTCCAGAAAGAAGTTGCTGAAAGAACAGCTGCCGTTCCAAGAACTAAAGATTATGGTATTCTTTCTGTTCTGATCCAGGCTTACTATGACGTTTCCTATATGTTTACCGTACATGAAAATGTATTTAATCCGCCACCAAAGGTAAAATCAGGTGTTATCCGTCTTACAAGAAACCCTAAAGATGGACTGGCTGGTAATGAGATTCTTTTTAAGCAAATTGTAAAGACAGGCTTCAACCAGAGGAGAAAAAAACTCTCCAACGCATTAAAGACCCTGAATATTCCGGAGGCTTTAAAAGGGCATGAATTTTTAGATAAAAGAGCGGAAGAGCTTAGTGTTTCTGACTTCATTCACTTTGCCAATCTCTGGAAAGAAAATCAGTAG
- a CDS encoding cell division protein FtsX, which translates to MAKSVDEFNKKRLRSSNITVVISIALVLFLLGLMGLILINAQKYSDYIKEQLVVNAYFDENYDAKDSVKIAKLEEETFKKVQTLAPVKKATYISRSMAAKEAKKSMGIDSDALFEENIFPSSIEVALKPEYVDPAKIDEAIKVIKSVPGIIDVKNDSTLMVDVYNNLSRILKWIFGFSLLFLVLAVVLINNSIRLKIFSKRFIIKTMQLVGAKRRFILKPFIIEAIVLGAIGSVIGLLALGGVWYYFTSQIGSAFVQDNNQYFWLVILVLGVGIFISVLSTIFATWRFLKSNVDDLYYS; encoded by the coding sequence ATGGCTAAATCTGTAGATGAGTTTAATAAGAAAAGGCTTCGGTCCAGCAATATTACAGTAGTGATAAGTATTGCCTTAGTGTTATTTTTGTTAGGATTAATGGGGCTTATTTTAATCAATGCCCAGAAATATTCTGACTATATCAAGGAGCAGTTGGTGGTGAACGCCTACTTTGACGAAAATTATGACGCTAAAGACTCTGTAAAAATTGCAAAACTAGAGGAAGAAACTTTTAAAAAGGTACAGACGTTAGCTCCTGTAAAAAAAGCAACCTATATTTCAAGAAGCATGGCCGCTAAGGAAGCTAAGAAAAGTATGGGGATTGATAGTGATGCATTGTTTGAGGAAAATATTTTCCCTTCATCTATTGAAGTTGCTTTAAAACCTGAATATGTAGATCCTGCGAAAATTGATGAAGCTATCAAGGTTATAAAATCTGTTCCGGGCATCATCGATGTGAAGAATGACAGCACTTTGATGGTAGATGTTTACAATAACCTGAGCAGAATCTTAAAATGGATTTTCGGATTTTCATTGCTGTTTTTAGTTTTGGCGGTAGTATTAATCAACAACTCTATCCGTCTGAAAATTTTCTCCAAGAGATTTATTATTAAAACCATGCAGCTGGTAGGAGCAAAAAGAAGATTTATTCTTAAGCCTTTTATCATTGAAGCTATAGTTTTAGGTGCTATTGGTTCCGTAATTGGTCTTCTTGCTTTAGGGGGTGTTTGGTATTATTTCACAAGCCAGATCGGATCCGCTTTTGTACAGGATAATAACCAGTATTTCTGGTTAGTAATCTTAGTGCTGGGAGTAGGAATTTTTATTTCTGTTTTAAGTACTATTTTTGCAACATGGAGATTCTTAAAATCAAACGTTGACGA